From Streptomyces sp. SAI-135:
TGGTCCGCGGTGACTCGCGGAGGGCGGCCCATCGAGTGGGCGGGCCCCGACGGCGGTGGCACCGTGGAGGTGCCTTCCGTCCGGGTCGCGGACACGCTGGGCGCGGGTGACGTCCTGCACGGGGCACTCACCCATCACCTGGCCGCACAGGGGCACTTGACCTCGTACGGCTTCCAGGAGGCCCTGCGCGCCGCGGCGGCGGTGGCCTCGCGGGCGTGTGCCTCGTTCGGCACCCGGGCCTGGCTCCAAAGGCCCTGACGATCCGTCAGCGCGGGGCAAGCCCCTCGTCGGGGCTGCCCCGCGCGTGACGAGGTTCAGGACCTGCGGCCGCGCACGTTCCAGCCGCTGCCGATGCCGGCCAGGTGCAGTGCGAGCACCATGAGGCCGAGCAGCATGATGTTCGTCGAGGTGAAGGTGTCGTTGGTCGATATGTCGGCGGCGTTGATCAGAAAGGAGATGAAGAACAGGACCGCCGAGATGATGGCCAGCATGGGTGTCCATCCCTTCGCATGACTGAGGTCATTGACGCCCCGTGCCCATCGAATTCCCCCAACTTGTCCGAGCATGCCGACCGTTGGGGGCCGAAGAACCGCTTGTTCGGCTGGTCGGACATCGTTCGAAACCTCTTGACGCTGCCGTACGACCCGATTGACACTCTCGCAACACGACGTCACACAGCCGAAACGGCAGGGCGCCCACGGCCGAGGCCCCGCCACACCCTCCACGCCTCAGCAGGGAACCCCACATGACGTACACCGCACGTCCGCGCATGCGCGCGAGACGCCGGGCGGGCCGCCTCGCCGGTCTGACCGCCGCGTCACTGTTCCTGGGCCTCGCCGCGCCCATGATCCCCGCCCGGGCGGCGGACACCGCGGACGTCACCGAGGGCCTGGCCCTCTGGTACAAGCTGGACGCCGCCACCGGCAGCACCGTCACCGACGCCTCCGGCAACGGCCGCGACGGCACGGTGAACGGGACCGCCGACTGGTCGGACCCCGCACGCGGGCTCGCCTTCAACGGCTCCGACACCTACATCAAGGTGCCGGACAACGTCATGAGGGGCCTCGACTCCGTCACCGTCTCCACGGACGTGCTGATCGACCCCGCCCAGAGCACGCCGTACTTCCTGTACGGCTTCGGCAACTCCAGCGGCGGCAACGGCAACGGGTACCTGTTCACCACCGGCAACTCCCTGCGCACCTCCGTCGCGAGCGGCAACTGGTCGACCGAGCAGACCACGAAGCCCGCCGACGGTCACAACCTCGCCCGCGGCGTCTGGAAGCAGCTCACCTACACACAGACCGGCACCACCGGGGTCCTGTACGAGGACGGTGTCGAGGTCGGCCGCAACACGGCCGTCACCCTCACCCCCGGCGCCATCGGCTCCGGCACCACCACCGCCAACTACATCGGCAGGTCGGTGTACTCGGGCGACAAGCTCTTCAAGGGCCGGATCCGTGACTTCCGTGTCTACGACCGGGCTCTGGCGGCCTCCGAGGTCGAGCAGCTCTCCCTCCCCGTCGCCGTCCAGGGCGTGGCCGACGACAAGGCCGCGCTGAGCCTCGGCGACACCAGCAAGGTCACGGCCGACCTGGATCTGCCGAGGACCGGCACGGCCGGCGGGTCGGCCATCACCTGGACCAGCGACAACACGGACGTGGTGAGCGGCTCCGGCAGGGTGACCCGCCCTCCCGCCGGCGCTCCGGACGGCCACGCCACGCTCACAGCGATCCTCAAGAAGGGTTCCGTGACCGACACCAAGAGCTTCGAGGTCACGGTCCTGCCGGACTTCGACGACGAGACGGCCACCCGGCGGGCGGCCGAGACCCTCGGTGTCCACAACCTCGACGACGTGCGCGGCAACCTCACGCTCCCGGGCTCGGGCGACTACGGCACCACCGTCACCTGGTCCTCCGCCGACCAGCACGTCATCGACGACGACGGCGTGGTCCACCGCCCCGCGCACGGCGACGGCGCCACCACCGTCGAGCTGACCGCCACCGTCACCAAGGGCGACGCCGAGGCCACCCGCGTCCTCACCGCGAAGGTCCCCGAACTCCCCGCCGAGCAGGCCCTCAAGGGCTACATGTTCAGCTACTTCACCGGCGAGGGCACCGCGGACGGCGAGCAGCTCTACGCGGCGCTCAGCAAGGGCGACGACCCCCTCAAGTGGCGGGAGCTGAACGACGGCAAGCCGCTCCTGACCTCCACGCTCGGTGAGAAGGGCCTGCGCGACCCGTTCATCATCCGCTCCCCCGAGGGCGACAAGTTCTACCAGATCGCCACCGACCTCAGGATCTACGGCAACGGCGACTGGGACGCCTCCCAGCGCACCGGCAGCAAGTCCATCATGGTGTGGGAGTCCACCGATCTGGTCCACTGGACGAACCAGCGGCTGGTCAGGGTCTCCCCGGACAGCGCGGGCAACACCTGGGCACCGGAGGCGTTCTACGACGCGAAGCTCGGCGAGTACGTCGTCTTCTGGGCGTCGAAGCTGTACGACAACGAGGCCCACTCCGGCGACACGTACAACCGCATGATGTACGCGACCACCCGCGACTTCTACACCTTCAGCGAGCCCAGGGTCTGGATCGACCGCGGCTACTCGGTCATCGACTCCACGATGATCCAGCACGACGGCACCTACTACCGCTTGTCGAAGGACGAGCGCAACAACAGCTCCTCGACGCCCAACAGCAAGTTCATCTTCGAGGAGAAGAGCGACTCGATCCTGGACCCGAACTGGACGGCCGTCGCGGAGGGCATCGGCAAGGGCGCGATGAGCGCGGCCGAGGGACCGCTGGTCTTCAAGTCGAACACCGAGGACAAGTGGTACGCGTTCCTCGACGAGTTCGGCGGTCGTGGGTACATCCCCTTCGAGACGACCGACCTCGCCTCCGGCGACTGGTCCCCGGTCGCCGACTACGACCTGCCGGCCAGACCGCGCCACGGCACCGTCCTGCCGGTCACCCAGGCCGAGTACGACCGCCTCCTGCGCGCCTACCAGCCGGACCGGCTCGTCGAGAGCGTCGAGGACATCTCCGTCAAGACGCGGATCGGCGAGGCACCGGTGCTGCCGGCCACCGTCGTCGCCACCTACGCCGACGGTGTCAGGCGTCCCGTCGCGGTCGCGTGGGAGGACGTCCCGGCGTCGAAGTACGCCCAGGCGGGCACCTTCGCGGTCACCGGCAGCCTTCCCGACGGCGCGGCGATCCCGGTCCGGGCCGAGGTCACCGTGTCGCAGGAGGGCCCCGACGTCCCGGCCGACCTGCTCGTGCACTACGGCTTCGACGAGTCGGGCGGCACCATCGCGCTCGACTCCAGCGGCCACGGCCATCACGGCACCTATGCCGGTACGCCCGCCTTCGGCACCGGCGTGCGGGGCGGCTCCTTCAGGATGTCGGGAGACGCGACCGGATCGCCGTACGTCAAAATACCGAACGGTGTGCTGAAGGGCGCCGACAGCGTGACGGTGTCGACCTTCGCCAAATGGAAGGGCGGCAGCAGCTTCCAGTGGCTGTTCGGGCTCGGTCCGGACAGCGACAAGTACCTGTTCGCCACGCCCTCCAACGGCGGAAACAGCCTCTACTCGGCCATCACCAAGGCCAGTTGGTCGGCGGAGTCGAAGCTGACGGCCGGTTCGCAGCTCACTCCGGGCGAGTGGCGGCACGTCACCGTCACCCTCGACGGGGCGACCGGCACGCTGGTCCTCTACGTCGACGGCGTCGAGGCGGCCCGTACGACGACCACCGTCAAGCCGTCCGAGCTCTACGACGCGAACAAGGACTACAGCGGCTACATCGGCAGGTCCCTGTACTCGGCCGACCCGTACTTCGGCGGTGAGGTCGACGACTTCCGCGTCTACGACCGGGCCCTCACGGCCGCGGAGGTCATGGAGCTCAGCGGCAACACCGCGGGCATCGCCAAGGCCACGCACCCGGAGCTGAAGGTCGACGCCCTCGTCGACAACGCCGACAGCAAGGTCACGCTGCCGATGAAGGAGGGCACCGATCTCACCGCGCTGGCACCGGAGTTCACCCTCGCGCACGGAGCGGCGATCAGCCCCGCCTCCGGCAGCGTGCAGGACTTCAGCAAGCCGGTGACGTACGAGGTGACCGGGTCCGACGGCAAGAAGCGCACCTGGACGGTCTCGGCGCTGATCATGAGGAGCCCGGTGCTGCCGGGGCTCAACGCCGACCCGAACATCGTGCGCTTCGGCGACACCTTCTACCTCTATCCGACGACCGACGGCTTCGAGGGCTGGAGCGGCACGCAGTTCAAGGCGTACTCCTCCACCGACCTGGTCCACTGGAAGGACCACGGCGTCATCCTCGACCTCGGTCCGGACGTCGCGTGGGCGGACAGCCGGGCCTGGGCGCCGACGATCGCCGAGAAGGACGGGAAGTACTACTTCTACTTCTGCGCCGACGCCAACATCGGTGTCGCGGTGTCCGACTCGCCGACCGGCCCCTTCAAGGACGCGCTGGGTCAACCGCTGCTGAAGGCGGGCCAGTTCAGTGGCCAGATGATCGACCCGGCCGTGTTCACCGACGGCGACGGGCAGTCGTATCTCTACTGGGGCAACGGGCACGCCTATGTGGCGCCCCTGAACGCCGACATGACCTCCGTCGACCTCACGAAGACGAAGGACATCACGCCCAGCGGCTACAACGAGGGCTCGTTCGTCGTCAAGCGGTCCGGCACCTACTACTTCATGTGGTCGGAGAACGACACCCGCGACGAGAACTACCGCGTCGCCTACGCCACCGGCCCGTCCCCCACCGGTCCTTGGACCAAGCGGGGCGTGATCCTGGAGAAGGACCTCTCGCTCGGCATCAAGGGCCCCGGTCACCACTCGGTCGTCCAGGTGCCGAACACCGACGACTGGTACATCGCCTACCACCGGTTCGCCGTTCCCGGCGGTGACGGCACGCACCGCGAAACGACCGTCGACAGGCTGGAGTTCGACTCGGAAGGCCTGATCAGGAAGGTCGCGCCCACCCTGACTGGCGTCGACCCGGTGACCGTCGTGCACGCCGGTGCCGACGTCAGCGGGACGGAGGGCGACGCGATCGCGCTGCACGGCACCCTCTCGGGTGCGGGCGGCCCGACGTGGTCCGTCGAGGCGGGAGCGCCGTGTTCGTTCGCCGACCCGAACTCAGCGGCGACGACGGTCACGTGCACGGACGACGGCACCTACACGGTCACCCTCGCGGGCGGCCGCAGCAGGGACACGGCAACGGTGAAGGTGGCCAACGCGGCTCCCGCCGTCGTATCCGTCTCGGGCCCGCAGTCCCCGGTCCCGGTCGGCAGGCGCACGGTCGTCACGGCCGAGTTCACCGACCCGGGCACCGGCGACACCCACACCTGCGTGGTCGACTGGAAGGACGGGAGCGCGCCCCGGGCCGGCACGGTCACCGCTTCCGGCTGCCGGGCCGAGCACGTCTACGCACAGGCCGGGATCCGGCGTCCGGTGATCACCGTCACCGACGACGACGGCGCCTCCGACAGCAGGACGCTTCCCGAGCTGATCGTCTACGACCGCTCGGCCGGTCCCGCGCTCGGTGCCGGCGTCCTCGCCTCCCCCGCCGGCGCCTACCCCGCCAAGCCGGACCTGGTCGGCAAGGCCGCCTTCTCCTTCGCCGCGGTCTATCTGCCCGGAGCGGTCGCACCTGCCGGCGAGGCCTCCTTCGACTTCGGTCCGGCCAGGCTGAAGTTCCGTTCCACCGGCTCCGACTGGCTCGTGGTCACCGGCTCGCAGGCCGTGTACCAGGGCTCCGGCACGGTCGACGGCAGGAGCGGATTCGGTTTCCGCGTCACCGCCACCGAGGATCCGGACACCTTCCGCCTGCGGATCTGGAAGAAGTCCGGCGGCGAGGTCGTCTACGACAACACCACCGGCTCGAAGATCACCGGGTTCATCGCCCTCGGCGGCAGCCGGCGTTAGTTCACCTCACCACCCCACCGGGCCCCGCCGACAAGCACCCTGTCGGCGGGGCTTCCCGCGTGCGCCGGTTCAGGGACATGACCCGGCAATCCCTGCGCAGCCTCTTTCGCGCGCAACGACGGCATGGCATTCTCACCGCTCAACGCTCTTCTGAACGACGTTCACATACATGTAACCCCATGGGAGGACGATCCGCCATGAGGAACCCGAATGTCATGCGCATGAGCAGACGCTCCCTGCTGGGAGGCGCCGTCGCCGTCGCCGTGGGCGCCGGTCCGGCATCGGCGGTCGAGGCGGCACCGCTGTGGCGGGAGTTCAGCCGCACCCCCTTCACCCATCCGCAGATCCCGTACGTCGGCCGCGCCGGCTGCCACGGCGGAGCGGCACACCTGCCACGCCGCCGAGTCGTCGCCGACGTACGCGACTTCGGAGCCGTGGCGGACGGGACGACCGACTCCGCCCCCGCGATCAACCGTGCCCTCGCCGCTGCCGGAAAGGCCGGCGGTGGCACGGTCACCATCCCGCCGGGCACGTTCCGCATCGACGACGTGATCCGCGTGGACCGTTCGAACGTGGTCCTCAGGGGCGCCGGCAGCGGTCGTACGACGCTGTACGCGACCAAGAACCTCACCGAGCTCATCGGGACCTACGGCTCGCGCTACGGAGGGGACAAGTCGGCCTGGTCCTGGGCCGGCGGGCTCATCTGGCTGGCGCCCCGCAGCCGCCTGGAGTCGCTCGTCGCCGCGATCAGGGCCAGGGCATGGCCGTTCGAGGGCTGGACGGGCAACCGGCGCGACGAGTGGCGCACGCTCACCGCACTCGCCCCGGCGCGGCAGGGTTCCTGGACGGTGACGGTCGCCGACTCCTCCTCGCTGCGTCGGGGCGCGCTGGTCCTCCTGCGGCTCGCGGACGACGCGGACCACACCCTCCTGGAGCACATGTGCGGCGGCGGGCCCGGCCCCGAGGCCTACGTCTGGGACGACAAGACGAAGCTGACGTCGTACGTGCCCTACGAGTGGCCCGTCCGCATCGCCCGCGTCCACGGCCGCAAGGTCACCCTGGAACGTCCCCTGCCGCTCGACCTGCGCCCGGAATGGTCCCCGCAACTGACCACCCACGTGCCCGAGTTGAGCGGCAGCGGCGTCGAAGGGCTCACCCTGGAGGCGCCCGAGGTCCCGCAGCAGCCGCATCTGCTGGACAAGGGCCACAACGGCGTCGTGCTCCAGTGCGCGTACGACTGCTGGGTGGACGACGTGACGGTCCGTCATGTCGACAACGGGTTCGGCCTGGTGGCCGCCTCCGCCTGTACCCTGCGCCGGACCCGCGTGGCGGGCCGCGGCTCGCATCACCCCTACTTCTGTCGCGAGGGCTCGCACGACAACCTCGTCGAGGACTTCACGATCGAGGAGCGCACCAGCCCGGCGCCCGCGGGAACCCAGCTGCACGGCATCAACGTCGAGGGGCTGTCGTCGTACAACGTCTGGTCGCGCGGCGACATGCGGATGGGCACCTTCGACAGCCATCGCGGCCTGCCCTTCGCCGATGTCCGCACCGAGATCACCCTGAACAACAACGGCCGCCACGGCGGCGACGCGTCCGCGGGGCCCCTCTTCGGCGCCCGGTTCACCCACTGGAACATCCGCGTCACCAACGGCCGCGCTGGCCTGGTGCGGATCGACGGGCTGGCGCCCTGGTCCGCGACCGTCGGCATCGACGAGGTCAGGGAGTTCGACCAGATCGACGTCCCGGACTTCACGGGCGATCTGCACACACGCCTGGAGCTGTACGGCAGTCCGGGCGCGGTGCGGCCGCGGAACCTGTACGAGGCGCAGCGCCGGCTGAAGGGGGTGGACCGATGAGCGCGCGACACCGCTGGTGCGTGGTCGTTCTGACCGTTCTCGCCGCGTGCGCCGCAGGGCTCGGCACCCCGGCGGCGGCACGCACCGCCGCCCCGCACACCGTGGTCCTGGACGGCGTCCGTCTGCAGCAGACGAAAGCCCGGCTCGACCGTGGTGACCGGCAACTCCGCCGTACGGTCGAGGCGTTGACCGCCCGCGCCGACAAGTGGCTGGACCAGGGGCCCTGGACCGTCGTCGACAAGCCGAGGCCGGCTCCCGGCGGCGACGTCCACGACTACCTCAGCCAGGCCCCGTACTGGTGGCCCTCCCGGACCCCCACCGCCGACAACCCGTGGGGCTGCCCGTACGTCCAGCGCGACGGCGAGCGCAACCCCGAGGTCGACAGCGGCACCGACCGGCAGGACCTGGAGAAGACCGTCGACTCCGCCTACGACCTCTCCCTCGCCTGGTACTACACCGGGGACAAGCGGTACGCCCGCAAGGCCGGGCAGGTGTTGCGCACCTGGTTCCTCGACCCGGCCACACGCATGAACCCCCACCTGCAGCACGCCCAGTTCATCCCCTGCAAGTACGACGGCCGGGCCATCGGCATCATCGACTTCTCCCAGTCGTACACGAGCGTGATCGACGCGCTCGCCCTCCTGGACACCGGCGCGCCGGGCTGGAGCGGGAAGGACCGTGCCGGCATGGCCCGCTGGAACGGCGACTTCCTCGGCTGGCTCAGGGACAGCGACTTCGGCAGGCAGGAGGGCGCCGCGGCCAACAACCACGGCACCTTCTACGACCTGCTGCTCGCCTCACTCGCCTGCGCGACCGGCGACAGGGCCCTGGCCCGGCGGACGGTCCTGGACGCCCGGGCCAAGCGCGTCGCGCCGCAGATCGCGGCCGACGGCAGCCAGCCCCAGGAGCTGACCCGCACCCGGAGCTGGCACTACTCGACCTTCGACCTGGTCGCCTACACCAGGCTCGCCGCCGTCGGGCGACACGTCGGCGTCGATCTGTGGGCCTGGCAGGGTCCGGAGGGGCAGAGCCTGTTCAAGGCGGTGGACTACCTGTTGCCCGCCGCGACCGGTGCCGCCGCCTGGCCCCATCCGGAGCTGGAGTTCCACCGGTACGCGGCGACCGACGTCGTGCACGCGGCGGCGGACGCGGGTGACGCGCGGGCGCGGGAGGCTGTTCCGGCGCTGGAGGCGCCGCCGGGCGGCGACCTGTGGGCACTGCGTCCGGCGGCGGAACA
This genomic window contains:
- a CDS encoding glycosyl hydrolase family 28-related protein gives rise to the protein MRMSRRSLLGGAVAVAVGAGPASAVEAAPLWREFSRTPFTHPQIPYVGRAGCHGGAAHLPRRRVVADVRDFGAVADGTTDSAPAINRALAAAGKAGGGTVTIPPGTFRIDDVIRVDRSNVVLRGAGSGRTTLYATKNLTELIGTYGSRYGGDKSAWSWAGGLIWLAPRSRLESLVAAIRARAWPFEGWTGNRRDEWRTLTALAPARQGSWTVTVADSSSLRRGALVLLRLADDADHTLLEHMCGGGPGPEAYVWDDKTKLTSYVPYEWPVRIARVHGRKVTLERPLPLDLRPEWSPQLTTHVPELSGSGVEGLTLEAPEVPQQPHLLDKGHNGVVLQCAYDCWVDDVTVRHVDNGFGLVAASACTLRRTRVAGRGSHHPYFCREGSHDNLVEDFTIEERTSPAPAGTQLHGINVEGLSSYNVWSRGDMRMGTFDSHRGLPFADVRTEITLNNNGRHGGDASAGPLFGARFTHWNIRVTNGRAGLVRIDGLAPWSATVGIDEVREFDQIDVPDFTGDLHTRLELYGSPGAVRPRNLYEAQRRLKGVDR
- a CDS encoding family 43 glycosylhydrolase gives rise to the protein MTYTARPRMRARRRAGRLAGLTAASLFLGLAAPMIPARAADTADVTEGLALWYKLDAATGSTVTDASGNGRDGTVNGTADWSDPARGLAFNGSDTYIKVPDNVMRGLDSVTVSTDVLIDPAQSTPYFLYGFGNSSGGNGNGYLFTTGNSLRTSVASGNWSTEQTTKPADGHNLARGVWKQLTYTQTGTTGVLYEDGVEVGRNTAVTLTPGAIGSGTTTANYIGRSVYSGDKLFKGRIRDFRVYDRALAASEVEQLSLPVAVQGVADDKAALSLGDTSKVTADLDLPRTGTAGGSAITWTSDNTDVVSGSGRVTRPPAGAPDGHATLTAILKKGSVTDTKSFEVTVLPDFDDETATRRAAETLGVHNLDDVRGNLTLPGSGDYGTTVTWSSADQHVIDDDGVVHRPAHGDGATTVELTATVTKGDAEATRVLTAKVPELPAEQALKGYMFSYFTGEGTADGEQLYAALSKGDDPLKWRELNDGKPLLTSTLGEKGLRDPFIIRSPEGDKFYQIATDLRIYGNGDWDASQRTGSKSIMVWESTDLVHWTNQRLVRVSPDSAGNTWAPEAFYDAKLGEYVVFWASKLYDNEAHSGDTYNRMMYATTRDFYTFSEPRVWIDRGYSVIDSTMIQHDGTYYRLSKDERNNSSSTPNSKFIFEEKSDSILDPNWTAVAEGIGKGAMSAAEGPLVFKSNTEDKWYAFLDEFGGRGYIPFETTDLASGDWSPVADYDLPARPRHGTVLPVTQAEYDRLLRAYQPDRLVESVEDISVKTRIGEAPVLPATVVATYADGVRRPVAVAWEDVPASKYAQAGTFAVTGSLPDGAAIPVRAEVTVSQEGPDVPADLLVHYGFDESGGTIALDSSGHGHHGTYAGTPAFGTGVRGGSFRMSGDATGSPYVKIPNGVLKGADSVTVSTFAKWKGGSSFQWLFGLGPDSDKYLFATPSNGGNSLYSAITKASWSAESKLTAGSQLTPGEWRHVTVTLDGATGTLVLYVDGVEAARTTTTVKPSELYDANKDYSGYIGRSLYSADPYFGGEVDDFRVYDRALTAAEVMELSGNTAGIAKATHPELKVDALVDNADSKVTLPMKEGTDLTALAPEFTLAHGAAISPASGSVQDFSKPVTYEVTGSDGKKRTWTVSALIMRSPVLPGLNADPNIVRFGDTFYLYPTTDGFEGWSGTQFKAYSSTDLVHWKDHGVILDLGPDVAWADSRAWAPTIAEKDGKYYFYFCADANIGVAVSDSPTGPFKDALGQPLLKAGQFSGQMIDPAVFTDGDGQSYLYWGNGHAYVAPLNADMTSVDLTKTKDITPSGYNEGSFVVKRSGTYYFMWSENDTRDENYRVAYATGPSPTGPWTKRGVILEKDLSLGIKGPGHHSVVQVPNTDDWYIAYHRFAVPGGDGTHRETTVDRLEFDSEGLIRKVAPTLTGVDPVTVVHAGADVSGTEGDAIALHGTLSGAGGPTWSVEAGAPCSFADPNSAATTVTCTDDGTYTVTLAGGRSRDTATVKVANAAPAVVSVSGPQSPVPVGRRTVVTAEFTDPGTGDTHTCVVDWKDGSAPRAGTVTASGCRAEHVYAQAGIRRPVITVTDDDGASDSRTLPELIVYDRSAGPALGAGVLASPAGAYPAKPDLVGKAAFSFAAVYLPGAVAPAGEASFDFGPARLKFRSTGSDWLVVTGSQAVYQGSGTVDGRSGFGFRVTATEDPDTFRLRIWKKSGGEVVYDNTTGSKITGFIALGGSRR
- a CDS encoding alginate lyase family protein codes for the protein MSARHRWCVVVLTVLAACAAGLGTPAAARTAAPHTVVLDGVRLQQTKARLDRGDRQLRRTVEALTARADKWLDQGPWTVVDKPRPAPGGDVHDYLSQAPYWWPSRTPTADNPWGCPYVQRDGERNPEVDSGTDRQDLEKTVDSAYDLSLAWYYTGDKRYARKAGQVLRTWFLDPATRMNPHLQHAQFIPCKYDGRAIGIIDFSQSYTSVIDALALLDTGAPGWSGKDRAGMARWNGDFLGWLRDSDFGRQEGAAANNHGTFYDLLLASLACATGDRALARRTVLDARAKRVAPQIAADGSQPQELTRTRSWHYSTFDLVAYTRLAAVGRHVGVDLWAWQGPEGQSLFKAVDYLLPAATGAAAWPHPELEFHRYAATDVVHAAADAGDARAREAVPALEAPPGGDLWALRPAAEQLDSIAG